The following are encoded in a window of Sminthopsis crassicaudata isolate SCR6 chromosome 3, ASM4859323v1, whole genome shotgun sequence genomic DNA:
- the PGD gene encoding 6-phosphogluconate dehydrogenase, decarboxylating, protein MAQADIALIGLAVMGQNLILNMNDHGFVVCAFNRTVSKVDDFLANEAKGTKVVGAHSLEEMVSKLKKPRRIILLVKAGQAVDDFIVKLVPLLEAGDIIIDGGNSEYRDTTRRCQDLKAKGILFVGSGVSGGEDGARYGPSLMPGGNKEAWPHIKTIFQSIAAKVGTGEPCCDWVGDEGAGHFVKMVHNGIEYGDMQLICEAYHLMKDILGMEHKEMAKVFEEWNKTELDSFLIEITANILKFQDSDGQHLLPKIRDSAGQKGTGKWTAISALEYGVPVTLIGEAVFARCLSSLKDERIQASKKLAGPQKIKFEEDKKSFLEDIRKALYASKIISYAQGFMLLRQAAKEFGWTLNYGGIALMWRGGCIIRSVFLGKIKDAFDRNPQLQNLLLDDFFKTAVQNSQDSWRRVISTGVQAGIPMPCFTTALSFYDGYRHEMLPANLIQAQRDYFGAHTYELLAKPGHFIHTNWTGHGGNVSSSSYNA, encoded by the exons ATGGCCCA AGCTGATATTGCACTGATTGGACTGGCTGTCATGGGCCAAAACCTCATTTTAAACATGAATGACCATGGCTTTGTG GTGTGTGCCTTTAATAGAACAGTCTCCAAAGTTGATGACTTCTTGGCCAATGAGGCAAAGGGGACCAAGGTGGTTGGAGCTCACTCCCTGGAGGAAATGGTCTCCAAATTGAAGAAACCACGGCGGATCATCCTGCTAGTCAAGGCCGGCCAGGCTGTGGATGATTTCATTGTGAAACTG GTGCCCCTATTGGAAGCTGGTGACATTATCATTGATGGGGGGAATTCAGAGTACAGAGATACCACA aGGCGCTGCCAAGATCTCAAGGCCAAAGGCATCTTGTTTGTGGGAAGTGGTGTGAGTGGTGGAGAGGATGGGGCCCGCTACGGGCCGTCTCTCATGCCCGGAGGGAACAAAGAAGCCTG GCCCCACATCAAGACGATCTTCCAAAGCATCGCTGCCAAAGTGGGCACTGGGGAACCCTGCTGTGATTGG GTGGGAGACGAAGGTGCCGGTCACTTTGTCAAGATGGTGCACAATGGGATAGAATATGGAGACATGCAGCTGATCTGTGAGGCCTACCACCTGATGAAGGACATCCTGGGCATGGAGCACAAGGAAATGGCCAAG GTCTTTGAGGAATGGAATAAGACAGAGCTGGACTCTTTCCTGATTGAAATCACAGCCAACATCCTTAAGTTCCAAGACAGCGATGGCCAGCACCTCCTGCCAAAGATCAGGGATAGCGCTGGCCAGAAGGGCACTGGGAAATGGACGGCCATCTCTGCGCTGGAGTATGGGGTCCCTGTGACCCTCATCG GAGAAGCTGTCTTTGCCAGATGTCTGTCATCCTTGAAGGATGAGAGGATCCAGGCCAGCAAGAAGTTGGCAGGCCCCCAAAAAATTAAGTTTGAGGAAGACAAGAAATCATTCCTGGAAGACATTCGAAAG GCCCTCTACGCCTCCAAGATCATCTCTTACGCCCAGGGCTTTATGCTTCTGCGTCAGGCAGCCAAGGAGTTCGGCTGGACGCTCAATTACGGTGGGATCGCCCTCATGTGGAGGGGCGGCTGCATCATCCGCAG CGTCTTCCTGGGGAAGATAAAAGACGCCTTTGACAGGAACCCCCAGCTCCAGAATCTGCTCCTGGATGACTTCTTCAAGACTGCTGTGCAGAACAGCCAG GACTCCTGGCGGCGGGTGATCAGCACTGGCGTGCAGGCTGGCATCCCCATGCCCTGCTTCACCACTGCACTGTCCTTCTACGATGGGTACAGACACGAGATGCTGCCCGCCAACCTGATCCAG gCCCAGAGAGATTACTTCGGGGCTCACACCTATGAACTCTTGGCCAAGCCAGGACACTTCATCCACACCAACTGGACGGGCCACGGAGGCAACGTGTCTTCCTCATCCTACAATGCCTAA